The sequence below is a genomic window from Selenomonas ruminantium subsp. lactilytica TAM6421.
TGAGGCGCATATGCTCTTGGAGTGGGGCGCATCTTTTCGCCCAGATTACCAACTCTTAAAGACTAATCAAAAAGCACTGCGTGAAATATCCTCTAGCCTAAGAACATACCTGTTATCAGCTACCTTTGATCATGAAGAGACTGATTTATTACGTGATATGTTTGCACCAGATGGTGAACACTGGCTGGAGGTGCGTTGTGATGCCTTGCGTGCTGAACCACTTTTTAACGTAATCCGCTGTGAGGATGGGGAAGATAAGAAGAAGTCAGTGCAAAGGTTGTGTGATTTACTGCCACGTCCGTTAATCGTCTATGTACGGCGTCCGTGTGAGGCAGAATGTTTGGCTGAGAGCCTTCGTGAAAATGGCTATCGGTATGTGCGTACGTTCACGGGTGATACAACGGGGAAGGAACGATCATCGATTATTAATGATTGGCAGGAAAATCGATTGGATTTTCTGGTGGCTACATCAGCTTTTGGCATGGGAGTAGATAAGAATGATATACGTACCGTACTTCATGCCTATGTGCCGGAAAGTCCTAACGCCTACTATCAGGAAGTTGGTCGTGGTGGTCGGGATGGAAATTATTGCTTGGCGGTAATGTGTGTAAATCTTGGTAACGATGAGGATAATGATCTTACTGGTAAAGATGGCGCGGCCGGTTTCGCTGAAGGGAAGGCCATAACGGTAGAACATTTATGTGGTCGGTGGCTGACAATGTTTGGCAAGGCGAAAAAGGGCGAAACTGAGGGCGATGTCATTTATGGGCTCAATACATTACTTGTGCCAGCTTACGCTCAGAATAAAACAACAAATGATTTACATGTACAATGGAATATTCGCACATTGTTGCTTTTGGAACGTCAGCGTTTGCTTAGAATAGAGCATGTGGAACCGTTGGATGTTCATCGCTTTTCTTTGGTCAGGAGAACTGCTTATCGTATTTGGGTACGAATCTTGGATTCATGCCTGCTTAATTTACAGGTGACCACGGCTGAATTGGAAAATATACGTGAGCAAGAAGTTCTATATCATAAGAACAAGTACCAGAAAATGGCAACAACATTAGCAAGGATTGGTAAACGCTGTTGGTCTGATTTGTTTACTGCTACTTATGATATGGCTGATGCTTGTTGTACAGGATGTGATAAGCATCGGCAGGTGCGAAAATATTATCCTAATCAGGGGCTACCCTTACGTCAGAACGTACTGGCACAGAGAGAATACTTACCAAAAGATACTGTTGCTAACTTGTTGCAAGGGCAACGTGAAGCACTTATTACTGCGCCAAAGCATTATTGGGAGACAGCTGCTCGCTTAGCTAAAAATTGCAGAGCGTTAGTGTTGATGGACGATTTCCGTACATCATTAGGAGATCTATTGTCAGATACGCTTTGGCCTTTAATGAAAGCTAATAATCATCTATTTATTTTAGATAGGAATGAACTGCGTCTCCTAGCAGAAGGGGGGCTGGACTGTAGTGGTTATTTGTCCGGATGTTTCTTGATATTGTATAATAACACGGCAGAAAATCTACCACAGGCATTGCTTATGACTCGTAATCTTTTGCAACGCGTACCGGGGTGGCGGGCATTACATTTACTTTATGCTGATTGTCTAGTTCCTGGAACCGGGCGTCGCTTGACAGAACACATTACAGGCCCTGTTTATGATGAGAAGGCTTTGCCTATATGAAAGGAGCATACTATGTTCAAGAATGCTATTAGTGCTTATGCTACGCCTGTTCGTGTTTATGAGCTCTGTCGTCTGGCTGAGAAGGGAAATTGTACAAGAGATGAAGCTAAGAAAAAGTTTTGTCCTCTACCAACGGATGGAGATATGCTTGCCCCAGTCATTAGAGTAGCTATTGAGCTAGAGCTTTTAGAAGATAATCGTAACGAAATAGTGTTGACAGATACTGCTCGCTCCGGGCTGGCATTAACTTCTATGAAGAAATTTCGATGTTGGTGTAATGCCAGAGCTTTGCGTGAGAGTGAAGACCTATTCGGCCGGATTTCTGCGGTTATGTTAAGAATTTATGATAGCCATGAAACCAGAGAAATGGTAGGAGAAAATTTTACCACTTCGCAAAGATTTCGTAATTACTTGGCTAATCATGTCAATATGGAACACATTCCTGACAATATGCGTGGATGGCGTTTCTGGGCTTCATTTTTGGGCTTAGGCTTGGTGCATGAAGCAGAAAATGGATTTAGCTTTTTGCCAAATATGTATGTTTTCTTATCTGATGCTATCCAAAATGCTAAGCTGGATGCAGGAGATTATACAATGACAGAGTTTCTGGATATACTGCAGCCTTTTCTTACGGTAGCTTTGCCTATAGAAGGTGAAGGACGTAAATTTTGTTTGGGAATGGCCAATGGTTTGCGCAGCTTACATGATAGAGGGAAGATTGTTGGGCGTCATATGCCAGACGCCAAAGAGTATTGGGAATTGCCTGAGATGACCGGTCATACTATGCCATCGACTATTAGCCACATTAGCTTGCCAGGAGGTGTCGCATGAATAAGGAAATAATATCAGGGCGTCTACCCGAGGTTATCAAGGTAGATACTACTTCCAGTTCCAAGGCTGACTTCTTGGCTACACATGTCCCATTCCGCCATATCAAAATTAAACACGGTGGCGGACTTAGTCAGGATTTTGAGACTATCTCGGAGGATGAGATTTGGCAGCAATATGTCCGTGAGCCTGGCGAGCGTCATCAGTTCATCGTTGTGCAAGGAGCTAATGGCGCAGGTAAGTCACATCTGATTCGTTGGTTATACACTAAGTTTCAAGCACAGCCACGAGAAAATGAAGCTGTTATATTTATTCGTCGTAGTGATAATAGCCTTAAGGGGGCTATCCGCCAGTTGTTGGATAGGCAGGAAACACGTGACTTGCCACATCGTGATGCGTATGAGCGTTTGGCAGCAGCAGGCACGGACATAAATCCGCAGGAATTAAAAATTCGATTATATCATGCCATGTTAGCAAAAGTACAGACTGATATTGTTAGTGGCCTGACAGATAAGCTCAAACGTATTCAGAAGAAACATTTGCTTAGTTTGCTTTCAGATCAAGTGTTCTTCGATCAATATCTTTTGCAACCGATGGACGTGAATACGCCAGTAGAGCGTATTTACAGGCGTGTAGCAACGGATGGAAAACTTAAAGGATTTAATGAGGAACCAGCCCGATTCAAGGCAGGGGATTTTCAAATTACAGATGAATTTTTAGAACGACTAGATAGCGCAGGCTCAGATCAGAAAGCTATTGATTATGCTTACGATCTACATGATGAGCAGGATTTGCCTGTTAAAACCGCCGACTATCTGAATCAGTTTATTGAATCGGTTATTCAGGAAGCAGCGGGGGTTCATCCTGGCGACTTTGAAAGTATCTTTGCAGAGATACGGCATGAACTTTTCCGGCATGGGAAAAATCTAACTCTATTGATTGAGGATATTACTGCTTTCACAGGCGTTAATGAATCACTATTGAATGTTTTGATAAATGAACATACAGGTACAGCGAATTTGTCAGGGCAAGAGCTTTGTCGTCTTTCTTCCTTGGTAGGCACAACAACGGAGTTTTATGGAGAATTTCGTGATAACTTTAGGAACCGTGTGACTGAGGAGATTTACATTGAGGATACAGCACTTACAGTCGGGCAAGATAATACATTGGTTGAGTTGGCAGCTCGTTATTTGAATGCT
It includes:
- a CDS encoding DEAD/DEAH box helicase; this encodes MSFLEYLHSRQDFYRNKNDRYGEAVCERLMARFPVDNCSPTADFYASFRSFLGYEQQPAVLPEKWVSEEVCHRFGLVSYGKDGWGISNQYKDERLNAAFVDCVFQHLKASAEDNQEFCLLTSPDIRYLTGYKAYNGLSQQLAMEAALTMQEGDTGLFCLPTGSGKSLITQAIAYQKPGLTIAVVPTVSLALDQVRSAYSALQAAGEDEILCYYSDMPDEEFSRLYGSLMEQRARLIFLSPESMLGSFYQDIRNAAEDGYLQNIVVDEAHMLLEWGASFRPDYQLLKTNQKALREISSSLRTYLLSATFDHEETDLLRDMFAPDGEHWLEVRCDALRAEPLFNVIRCEDGEDKKKSVQRLCDLLPRPLIVYVRRPCEAECLAESLRENGYRYVRTFTGDTTGKERSSIINDWQENRLDFLVATSAFGMGVDKNDIRTVLHAYVPESPNAYYQEVGRGGRDGNYCLAVMCVNLGNDEDNDLTGKDGAAGFAEGKAITVEHLCGRWLTMFGKAKKGETEGDVIYGLNTLLVPAYAQNKTTNDLHVQWNIRTLLLLERQRLLRIEHVEPLDVHRFSLVRRTAYRIWVRILDSCLLNLQVTTAELENIREQEVLYHKNKYQKMATTLARIGKRCWSDLFTATYDMADACCTGCDKHRQVRKYYPNQGLPLRQNVLAQREYLPKDTVANLLQGQREALITAPKHYWETAARLAKNCRALVLMDDFRTSLGDLLSDTLWPLMKANNHLFILDRNELRLLAEGGLDCSGYLSGCFLILYNNTAENLPQALLMTRNLLQRVPGWRALHLLYADCLVPGTGRRLTEHITGPVYDEKALPI